Within the Microbacterium terricola genome, the region TCGTTGCGCGTCGATGCGCGACGCCGGATGTAGACGATGAGGGAGGCTGCGACGGGGATCGCCACGGCGAACACCCCGACGAACAGCGGCACCGTGAACGCCGTCACCAGCAGCGCCCCGACGAGGGTCGACAACGCCGAGACGACCGTCGGGAAGACCTGGGCCAGCATGAGCTCCAGGTTCTCGACGTCGCGGACGATCTTGGTCTGCACCACGGAGGCGCTCTGCCGGTTGTGGAAGCCGAGCGACAGTCGCTGCAGCCGCGCGGCCAGCCCGGCACGGACCGTGTACGCGAGCGCGCGGTTCGCCGTGCTCGTCAGATGCACCACGATCATGTTGAACGGATAGTTGAGGGCGAGCACCGCGACCGCCACGAGTGCCCACCATCCCAGCTGCGAGACGGGTCCGCCCGCGACGACGAGGTCGATGATCGCGGCCGTGACCGGCGGCATCACCCACACCGCGCTGTCCTTCACCACGAACGCGCCGACCGCCAGGACCATGCCGACGCGATGCGGGCGCAGCATCCGCAGCAGCGAGCGCAGCGGCTGCGCGCGGCGGACGCTGCTCGTGAGGAGCGCCTCGGAGTCGACGAGCAGGATGCGGCCGGTCCGGGGGCCGGTCATCGCGCTGCCGCCGCCGTCTCGCGGATCACCGCGACGCCCCCTGCCGCGACCGTGAGGGAGGTGCGCACCTCCTGGCCGTGGACGAGTTCGACGCCCGTGGCATCGACGGTCGCGTCGGTGCCGCCGTGGTTGACGAGGAACAGCCAGGTCGCTCCGTCGCGCTCGCGGCGCACCGCCTCCACCCCGGGCACGACCGGCACGTCGGCGCGCACGCCGGCGTCGGCCACGACGGCGTCGACCAGGTCGCCGAGTCCTGCGTCGAGGTCTGCGGAGATGTACCACGCCGACCCGGCGCCGACCCGGCGCCTGGTCACCGCGGGCAGTCCGTCGAGCGGCCCGCCGCGGTAGGTGTCGATCACGTCCGCGTCGACGGCGCGCAGGCGCTCGGCCCAGTCGGCGGCGACCGCGCCGGACGCCAGAGCCATGCGCTCGCCGTCGAGCAGCGGGTGCAGCTCCTCGCCGAACACGCCGAGCAGCGTGCGGAACGCGCCGGGGTAGCCGCCCGTGCGCACGCGGTTCTCCGCATCGACGATGCCGGACAGATGCCCCACGACGATCGTCGCGCCGGCGGCGGCGGCGCCCGCGATCCGGTCGGCCGCATCGTCGTCGACGGCGTACATCCCCGGCACGACGAGCAGGCGGTACCCGGAGAGATCGGCGGTGGGGGAGACGACGTCCGGCACCAGGCCTCGGGCGGCGAGGGCCTCATGCCAGCGCCTGCCCGCGCGCTCCAGCGGATACCCGTTGAGCGGCTTCTGGCCCTCCTCCCATGCCCATTTGGCCGGGATGTCGGCGACGACCGCCACCGCCGACGGCGTGACGAGGCTCCCCGCCGTCTCGGAGATCCGCTCGAGGATGCCGCCGAGTGCGACGACCTCGCCCCACTGCCGCGTGCGGGTCCCGGCGTGCGGCACGAGGCCGGAATGGTACTGCTCGACGCCCGATGGCGACGCGCGCCACTGGAAGAACAGCGCGCCGTCCGAGCCGTGCGCGATGTGCTGGATGCTGTGACGCGTCATCTCGCCCGGTTCCTTCGGACGGTTGCGCGACTGCCAGTTGACCGCGCTCGGCGCGTGCTCCATCAGCAGCCAGGGCTTCGAGCGGTCGAGCCCGCGTGCGCGCGACGCGACGAAGGCGAGCTCGCGCTCCCTGTGCGGGTCGGCGGCCTGTGTGTAGTGGTCGATCGCGACGACGTCGAGCTCGGGCACCCAGTCGACGTAGTCCGCGACGCTCCCGCCGACGGTGAGCATCAGGTTCGTGGTGATCGGCGTGCGGACGCCGGCGTCGCGCAGGGTGCCGCGCTCCCGGCGGTACTGCGCGAGGAGCGCATCGGAGCTGAACCGGTCGAAGGCGAGCAGAAGCGAGGGACTCTGCCCCGACTCGCTCGCGAGCGGCGCGATGACATCGTCGAAGTCGCGGTAGCGGAGCCCCCAGACGGCCGTGCCCCATGCGCGGTTGAGCGCGTCGATCGTGCCGTACCGGGCCCGCAGCCACGCGCGGAACGCGGTGCTGGACTCCTCGCAGTAGCAGTGCCGATTGCCTCCGCCGAACTCGTTGCCCACGTGCCACATCTCCACCGCG harbors:
- a CDS encoding beta-galactosidase, with translation MTARRLLFGGDYNPEQWDEDTWREDIRLMQEARVTTVTLGVFAWGFLEVDDDVWEWDWFDHVIGMLSHAGIGIALATPTAAPPTWLHRRHPEIIPVDRQGVRFHQGGRLGWCASHPVWHGYSTRVARRLGERYGRHPAVEMWHVGNEFGGGNRHCYCEESSTAFRAWLRARYGTIDALNRAWGTAVWGLRYRDFDDVIAPLASESGQSPSLLLAFDRFSSDALLAQYRRERGTLRDAGVRTPITTNLMLTVGGSVADYVDWVPELDVVAIDHYTQAADPHRERELAFVASRARGLDRSKPWLLMEHAPSAVNWQSRNRPKEPGEMTRHSIQHIAHGSDGALFFQWRASPSGVEQYHSGLVPHAGTRTRQWGEVVALGGILERISETAGSLVTPSAVAVVADIPAKWAWEEGQKPLNGYPLERAGRRWHEALAARGLVPDVVSPTADLSGYRLLVVPGMYAVDDDAADRIAGAAAAGATIVVGHLSGIVDAENRVRTGGYPGAFRTLLGVFGEELHPLLDGERMALASGAVAADWAERLRAVDADVIDTYRGGPLDGLPAVTRRRVGAGSAWYISADLDAGLGDLVDAVVADAGVRADVPVVPGVEAVRRERDGATWLFLVNHGGTDATVDATGVELVHGQEVRTSLTVAAGGVAVIRETAAAAR